One part of the Schistocerca piceifrons isolate TAMUIC-IGC-003096 chromosome 2, iqSchPice1.1, whole genome shotgun sequence genome encodes these proteins:
- the LOC124777886 gene encoding tRNA (adenine(58)-N(1))-methyltransferase non-catalytic subunit TRM6 isoform X2: MAGTHTQRSKENMMKIGDYVVIQRKNYSKIHKISNKLSVMIGNNQLELDNIIGRPFSTTFRMVPKEKKRNVFVLEECSKAESLVEKLIKDVASGTDNRNIVSDNSSQKLSKEEIVSLRDSGMSGCDIVSQLLENSKTFQEKTEYSQKKYLSKKEKKYFDYVLIRKPTLRLVCDIIYKQDPMKIIGLRCDTLSQLITGVGVSSGGTYIVYESSCEGLPTAALLNYLGDDGYLVHTFPGMTPQRQAIFAMNYSESQKKRLISVSIMSLMEKLNKKVAIESSISHSQTGDHVQQDINNGGESGHSELTGVTAFMSSSCGAVMNEESGRHVDVCPDTNLKQSVEETEFSRNELLTGDQLSCDRSDENNHFILNSGDIRLDDSGSGVTHQTLTSSNDGREEERIFHDLKRKNAVSELNEVKKPRWEVDLDRAVDLLSPQNVDGLVVVGREDPADIVLQLLPYLAPSRNFAVYSWCREPLVELYIKLKKDGGVINAHLTETFFRTHQVLPNRTHPDIQMSGSGGYILLGTVVLQHSPKEKNN; encoded by the exons ATGGCAG GAACCCACACTCAGCGCTCCAAGGAAAATATGATGAAAATAGGTGACTATGTAGTCATACAGAGGAAGAATTattcaaaaattcacaaaatttccaacAAATTGTCAGTGATGATTGGAAACAACCAATTGGAACTGGATAACATCATTGGACGACCTTTTTCCACAACCTTCAGAATGGtgccaaaggaaaagaaaagaaatgtttttGTGTTGGAGGAGTGTAGCAAGGCTGAAAGCCTTGTTGAAAAGCTTATAAAGGATGTTGCCAGTGGAACAGACAATAGAAATATAGTTAGTGATAACAGTTCTCAAAAATTATCCAAGGAGGAGATTGTCAGTTTGCGTGATAGTGGAATGTCTGGTTGTGACATAGTAAGTCAGCTTTTAGAGAACAGTAAAACATTTCAGGAGAAAACTGAGTATTCTcaaaagaaatatttaagtaagaaagaAAAGAAGTATTTTGATTATGTGTTAATTAGGAAACCTACTCTACGATTGGTATGTGACATAATTTATAAACAAGACCCTATGAAAATAATAGGTTTGCGTTGTGACACACTCTCTCAACTGATTACTGGTGTAGGTGTCAGTTCAGGTGGGACATACATAGTTTATGAAAGCTCCTGTGAGGGATTACCGACAGCAGCACTTCTCAATTATTTAGGTGACGATGGATATTTAGTACATACTTTCCCAGGAATGACACCTCAAAGACAGGCAATTTTCGCTATGAATTATAGTGAGTCCCAGAAAAAGCGACTAATCAGTGTTAGTATCATGAGTCTcatggaaaaattaaataaaaaagttgcTATTGAAAGTAGTATTAGTCATTCACAGACAGGAGACCATGTACAACAAGATATTAATAACGGAGGGGAAAGTGGTCATTCGGAACTTACAGGTGTCACTGCTTTTATGTCTAGTAGCTGTGGTGCAGTGATGAATGAGGAAAGTGGAAGGCATGTAGACGTGTGTCCTGATACAAATTTGAAGCAGAGTGTAGAAGAAACAGAGTTCAGTAGGAATGAACTTTTAACAGGGGATCAGCTGTCATGTGATAGATCAGATGAAAATAATCATTTTATTTTGAATTCAGGTGATATTAGGTTAGATGATTCAGGGAGTGGAGTCACACATCAGACCTTAACATCAAGTAATGACGGCCGAGAGGAAGAAAGAATTTTTCATGACCTTAAAAGAAAAAATGCAGTCTCTGAATTGAACGAAGTAAAGAAACCACGTTGGGAGGTGGATTTAGACAGAGCTGTGGATTTGCTGTCACCACAAAATGTTGACGGTCTAGTTGTTGTTGGACGTGAAGATCCAGCTGACATAGTTTTACAGTTGCTACCATACCTCGCTCCATCAAGAAATTTTGCTGTATATTCCTGGTGTCGTGAGCCTTTAGTTGAACTTTACATCAAATTAAAGAAGGATGGTGGTGTCATTAATGCTCACCTTACAGAAACATTCTTTCGGACTCATCAGGTTCTTCCCAACAGAACACATCCTGATATTCAGATGAGTGGAAGTGGAGGCTACATATTATTGGGAACAGTAGTGCTTCAGCATtcaccaaaagaaaaaaataattaa
- the LOC124777886 gene encoding tRNA (adenine(58)-N(1))-methyltransferase non-catalytic subunit TRM6 isoform X1, whose amino-acid sequence MEVDEASDGTHTQRSKENMMKIGDYVVIQRKNYSKIHKISNKLSVMIGNNQLELDNIIGRPFSTTFRMVPKEKKRNVFVLEECSKAESLVEKLIKDVASGTDNRNIVSDNSSQKLSKEEIVSLRDSGMSGCDIVSQLLENSKTFQEKTEYSQKKYLSKKEKKYFDYVLIRKPTLRLVCDIIYKQDPMKIIGLRCDTLSQLITGVGVSSGGTYIVYESSCEGLPTAALLNYLGDDGYLVHTFPGMTPQRQAIFAMNYSESQKKRLISVSIMSLMEKLNKKVAIESSISHSQTGDHVQQDINNGGESGHSELTGVTAFMSSSCGAVMNEESGRHVDVCPDTNLKQSVEETEFSRNELLTGDQLSCDRSDENNHFILNSGDIRLDDSGSGVTHQTLTSSNDGREEERIFHDLKRKNAVSELNEVKKPRWEVDLDRAVDLLSPQNVDGLVVVGREDPADIVLQLLPYLAPSRNFAVYSWCREPLVELYIKLKKDGGVINAHLTETFFRTHQVLPNRTHPDIQMSGSGGYILLGTVVLQHSPKEKNN is encoded by the coding sequence GAACCCACACTCAGCGCTCCAAGGAAAATATGATGAAAATAGGTGACTATGTAGTCATACAGAGGAAGAATTattcaaaaattcacaaaatttccaacAAATTGTCAGTGATGATTGGAAACAACCAATTGGAACTGGATAACATCATTGGACGACCTTTTTCCACAACCTTCAGAATGGtgccaaaggaaaagaaaagaaatgtttttGTGTTGGAGGAGTGTAGCAAGGCTGAAAGCCTTGTTGAAAAGCTTATAAAGGATGTTGCCAGTGGAACAGACAATAGAAATATAGTTAGTGATAACAGTTCTCAAAAATTATCCAAGGAGGAGATTGTCAGTTTGCGTGATAGTGGAATGTCTGGTTGTGACATAGTAAGTCAGCTTTTAGAGAACAGTAAAACATTTCAGGAGAAAACTGAGTATTCTcaaaagaaatatttaagtaagaaagaAAAGAAGTATTTTGATTATGTGTTAATTAGGAAACCTACTCTACGATTGGTATGTGACATAATTTATAAACAAGACCCTATGAAAATAATAGGTTTGCGTTGTGACACACTCTCTCAACTGATTACTGGTGTAGGTGTCAGTTCAGGTGGGACATACATAGTTTATGAAAGCTCCTGTGAGGGATTACCGACAGCAGCACTTCTCAATTATTTAGGTGACGATGGATATTTAGTACATACTTTCCCAGGAATGACACCTCAAAGACAGGCAATTTTCGCTATGAATTATAGTGAGTCCCAGAAAAAGCGACTAATCAGTGTTAGTATCATGAGTCTcatggaaaaattaaataaaaaagttgcTATTGAAAGTAGTATTAGTCATTCACAGACAGGAGACCATGTACAACAAGATATTAATAACGGAGGGGAAAGTGGTCATTCGGAACTTACAGGTGTCACTGCTTTTATGTCTAGTAGCTGTGGTGCAGTGATGAATGAGGAAAGTGGAAGGCATGTAGACGTGTGTCCTGATACAAATTTGAAGCAGAGTGTAGAAGAAACAGAGTTCAGTAGGAATGAACTTTTAACAGGGGATCAGCTGTCATGTGATAGATCAGATGAAAATAATCATTTTATTTTGAATTCAGGTGATATTAGGTTAGATGATTCAGGGAGTGGAGTCACACATCAGACCTTAACATCAAGTAATGACGGCCGAGAGGAAGAAAGAATTTTTCATGACCTTAAAAGAAAAAATGCAGTCTCTGAATTGAACGAAGTAAAGAAACCACGTTGGGAGGTGGATTTAGACAGAGCTGTGGATTTGCTGTCACCACAAAATGTTGACGGTCTAGTTGTTGTTGGACGTGAAGATCCAGCTGACATAGTTTTACAGTTGCTACCATACCTCGCTCCATCAAGAAATTTTGCTGTATATTCCTGGTGTCGTGAGCCTTTAGTTGAACTTTACATCAAATTAAAGAAGGATGGTGGTGTCATTAATGCTCACCTTACAGAAACATTCTTTCGGACTCATCAGGTTCTTCCCAACAGAACACATCCTGATATTCAGATGAGTGGAAGTGGAGGCTACATATTATTGGGAACAGTAGTGCTTCAGCATtcaccaaaagaaaaaaataattaa